AGGCGGGACGGGCGTCGTGGTGCAATGGTGGAGCGGGAGACGGGAATCGAACCCGCGCTAGTAGCTTGGAAGGCTACAGTTCTACCATTGAACTACTCCCGCACCGGGAGCCCTGCCTGTGTTGCGCCGATGGCTGGTAAGGCCGCCGGGTGGAACAAAACGATACCGCTTGAAGCTGGTGGAGGGAGGTGGATTCGAACCACCGAAGGCGTAAGCCAGCAGATTTACAGTCTGCCCCCGTTGGCCGCTTGGGTATCCCTCCGAATTGTTTCGCTGGGTTGCCGCAGGGACGTCCCAAAGAGCCCGCAATTTTGGGGTGCGCTTGGCCGCCTGTCAACGGCCACGACCACCGAAATTGCAGTTTTCGTCAGACGTTGAAGCGGAAATGCAGGACATCGCCTTCCTGCACCCGATATTCCTTGCCTTCCAGGCGCAGGCGGCCGGCATCGCGGGCGCCGGATTCGCCCTTGTACTTGAGGAAATCGTCGTAGCCGATGGTCTCGGCGCGGATGAAGCCCTTCTCGAAATCGGTATGGATCACCCCGGCGGCCTGCGGCGCGGTGGAACCGGCCTTGACCGTCCATGCACGGACTTCCTTCACCCCGGCGGTGAAGTAGGTCTGCAGGCCCAGCAGCTTGTAGGCAGCGCGGATCACCCGGTTCAGGCCGGGCTCGTCCAGGCCTAGGTCCTTGAGGAAATCGTCGCGGTCGGCATCGTCCAGCTGGCTCAGTTCTTCCTCGATGGCGGCCGACACCGGCACCACCTCCGCGCCCTCTTCCGCTGCGCGCTTGCGCACCGCGTCCAGGTGCGGGTTGCCCTCGAAGCCGTCCTCCAGCACGTTCGCCACGTACATCACCGGCTTCAGGGTGAGCAGGAACAGCTCGCGTACCGCGGCCTTCTCCTCCTCGTCCAGCGCCACGCTGCGCGCGGCCTTGCCCTGGTCCAGCGCGGCGCGCAGCTTCTGCAGCACGTCGATCTTCGCCTTGGCGTCCTTGTCGCCGCTCTTGGCGACGCGCTCGTAGCGCGAGATCGCCTTGTCCACCGATTCCAGGTCGGCCAGCGCCAGCTCGGTGTCGATGGTGTCGATGTCGGCCAGCGGATCGACCTTGTTGTTGACGTGGATCACGTCGTCGTTCTCGAAGCAGCGCACCACGTGGGTGATCGCGTCGACCTCGCGGATGTGGGCCAGGAACTTGTTGCCCAGGCCCTCGCCGCTGGCGGCGCCGGCGACCAGGCCGGCGATGTCGACGAATTCGACCGCGGTCGGGATCACCTTCTGCGGCTTGACGATCTCGCTCAGCGCGTTCAGCCGCGGATCCGGCACCGGCACGATGCCGACGTTCGGCTCGATCGTGCAGAACGGGAAGTTGGCGGCGGCGATGCCGGCCTTGGTCAGCGCATTGAAGAGCGTGGACTTGCCGACGTTCGGCAGGCCGACGATGCCGCATTTGATGCCCATGTCGCGTGTTGCTCCGTTGCCGCACGGCGTTTCGCCATGCGAAGAAAATTCGGTTGGATCAGCCCGGCCGCGGGGTATGCAGCCGGGTCATCGCATCCATGTAGTTGCCGTTCACCGCCAGCGGCAGCACGCCGATGGCGTCGTCGATGGCGCGCAGGATCGCCGCCTCGTCGTCGCGCCCGGGCCTGCCGAGCACCCACGGGGTGACCTTGTCCTTGTGCCCGGGATGGCCGATGCCGATCCGCAGGCGGTGGAACTTGCCATGCCCGAGCAGGCGCATGGTGTCGCGCAGGCCGTTCTGGCCGCCGTGGCCGCCGTCGAACTTGAGCCGGGCCACGCCGGGCGGCAGGTCCAGTTCGTCGTGCGCCAGCAGCGCCTCCTCCGGCTCGATCTTCCAGTAGCGCAGCGCCGCCGCCACCGACTTGCCGGACAGGTTCATGAAGGTCGCCGGCTTCAGCAACCAGACGCTCTGCCCGGCGATCTCCACCCTGGCGGTTTCGCCGAACAGCTTGCTCTCCAGGCCGAAGCGCGCGCCGGCCTGCTCGGCCAGGGCGTCAACAAACCAAAACCCGGCGTTGTGCCGGGTTCGGGCGTGTTCGGGTCCGGGATTGCCCAGCCCGACGATGAGGCGCAAGCC
Above is a genomic segment from Thermomonas aquatica containing:
- the ychF gene encoding redox-regulated ATPase YchF, yielding MGIKCGIVGLPNVGKSTLFNALTKAGIAAANFPFCTIEPNVGIVPVPDPRLNALSEIVKPQKVIPTAVEFVDIAGLVAGAASGEGLGNKFLAHIREVDAITHVVRCFENDDVIHVNNKVDPLADIDTIDTELALADLESVDKAISRYERVAKSGDKDAKAKIDVLQKLRAALDQGKAARSVALDEEEKAAVRELFLLTLKPVMYVANVLEDGFEGNPHLDAVRKRAAEEGAEVVPVSAAIEEELSQLDDADRDDFLKDLGLDEPGLNRVIRAAYKLLGLQTYFTAGVKEVRAWTVKAGSTAPQAAGVIHTDFEKGFIRAETIGYDDFLKYKGESGARDAGRLRLEGKEYRVQEGDVLHFRFNV
- the pth gene encoding aminoacyl-tRNA hydrolase yields the protein MAGLRLIVGLGNPGPEHARTRHNAGFWFVDALAEQAGARFGLESKLFGETARVEIAGQSVWLLKPATFMNLSGKSVAAALRYWKIEPEEALLAHDELDLPPGVARLKFDGGHGGQNGLRDTMRLLGHGKFHRLRIGIGHPGHKDKVTPWVLGRPGRDDEAAILRAIDDAIGVLPLAVNGNYMDAMTRLHTPRPG